The following DNA comes from Spartobacteria bacterium.
CTGATAATCGATGATCACCCCTGCACGGTTAGCCAGCATCCGCACGGCGTTCATGAAATCCACGCCCTCGTAATCCATAATAAACTGAAAAACATTGCCGCCCTTGCCGCAACCGAAACAATGATACATTTCGCGGCCGGGAGTGACTACAAACGAAGGCGTTTTCTCTTTGTGAAAGGGACAACACGCCTTAAACGTCGAACCAAACCGTTTGAGAGGAACATAGGAGCCAATCAGCTCCACAATATCCGTTTTAGTCCTGATCAGTTCTATCGTCTCTTGCGGTATCATCCTCCACCTCCCCTTTCAGCTCTTCCACCCGATGCGCACTTTCATACACCGCATCTTCATCCGGAACCGCATCCTCCCCTGTTGCCGGCACGATGTCCTCTGGCAGTTCCGGCAAAATCGGAACATAGGTACGTACCTTCAAATACCATTCCGGCGCATACCGGCTCACCAGCTGGCCGCTGAGCGATTCACTGACCACCCCATGCAGGTAATCGTTGGGCAGCAGGCCTATGAAAAAAATAATCGCCGTGCAGTACAGTCCCATGCGCAACATGCCCGCCAGCACCCCCATAATACGGTCAAACGGTCCTTTAAAGGAGACCTCCATGATATGTCCCAACAGCAGCCGAATCACCAGCATCAGCAGAAATCCGCCGATCAGACAGAGGAAAAAGGCCGCCGCATAGGCTTCCTGCTCATCCATATTGGACTGATGCAGCAGCTTTGTGCCCAGCGGATGATAGAAATACCAACCGCAGCCCACCGCCACACAAATGGCAATGAAGCGGGCCAGCTCCCCCGACAAACCGCGCCGAAGCCCCTGCACCATTCCGATCATCAGCGCAATGGCCGCCACAATATCAATATAATTATACGCCTGTAACTGTTCCATATACCCAACTCCTGAAATCCCGTTTCGCAAATACCTATTGTTTACGGATTATCATTGCATCCTTGCAAGAATATAGTAGGAAAACTCCCTACATTTTCATTTTCCGGAATCAATGATGGCGTGATTCCCCAAATATAGACAAGGACTTATTAAAATGAAAAAATTCAACGTATGCGTTGTCGGCGCGGGTGCCGTCGGCAGAGAAATGGTTAAACTACTTACTAAACGCAATTTCCCCGCTGAAAACATCACGATTTTAGCTCGCAGCGAGCGGGAACAGGAAATTGACGGCGTGACCTATCAGGTCAAAGAAACCACGGCCGACGCATTTGAAGGAATGGATTTCGCTTTTTTTGCTGGTACCGAAGGCGAAAAAGGAGCTTCGCAGGTCTACGGATGGGAAGCCGTCAAACGCGGCTGCATCGTCATTGACAATGGCGATGATTTCCGCATGGACGACCGCGTTAAACTCGTCATTCCCGAAGTCAACGGCGACGAACTGAAACATCACAACGGCTTCATTGCCAACCCAAACTGCTCCACCATCATCGCGCTGATGGCCCTGGCCCCCATTCATAAAGCCGCCGGCATCCGACGCATGGTCGCCTGCACCTACCAGGCGGTCTCCGGCAGCGGTGCCGCCGCCATCGACGAACTGGCCGGGCAGGTACGCGCATGGGCGGAAGATAAACCCATGGAAAACAGCGTCTACCCCCACCCCATCGCCTTCAATGTCATCGCACAGATCGGCGGCGAAAAAGAAGCCGGGTACACCAGCGAAGAAATGAAATTAAAGCAGGAAACCCATAAGATTCTGGGCGACAGCTCCATTCGCGTCTGCACCACCTGCGTGCGTGTTCCCGTCTTCAACGGCCATGCCGAAGCACTGCACATCGAACTGAACAACCCGCTGTCCCCAGACGAAGCCCGCACATTACTGGCTGGAGCACCCGGCGTAAAAGTAGTCGATGATTTAGCCAAATCCCAGTTCCCCATGCCCATATCAGCCAGCGGAACATACGATGTGGAAGTAGGACGTATTCGCAACGATGACAGTGTTGATAACGGCCTCGCGCTTTTCGTATCCGGCGACAACCTCTGGAAAGGGGCCGCACAAAACGCCGTTCAGATCGCTGAAAAGATCATCGAGCTGCGTTAATCTCTTCCCCGGAAGCCGTTAAAAAAAGTTCCAATCATTGGAACTTTTTTTTTGCCCTTTTCCCGGAAGTTCCAAGCATTGGAACTTTTTTAAAAACGGCTTTTAGCACCGAGCTGACGGGAAAACAGGGATTAGGGTTTGAGCAAATATTCGGCAACGGCACGGTAAAAGGTGCTCACGGCTAAAATGGCGCAGTGGCGTCCCTCGGCGGGTTCGCATTCGCCGGACTGAATGATTTCACCGGCGTTAATGAACAGGGCCTCGTTGACCGGCTTGCCGATGGCGCGTCTTGCGACGGCATGGGCGCTGGACCGGGTATTGGAACAGCCATCGGTATAAAAGCGAACGTCTTCGATCACATCTTTATTTATATAGAGGTAGAACTCCATTTCGTCGCCGCATAACCCACGGATAGATGCAAATCCCGTTGGATCATTCATACGGCCGAAATAGGTATTATACGCATCGGGTTCATTCATTGGTTGGTCTCCTTTTCATGCGACTGCATGGCCGCAATAAATTCATCAGCTTTTTTTGTATCCCGTTTACGGGCTTCATCATAGGCAGCATCGGCATCGGATTTCCTACCCGCCAACTCATAGGCGCGTCCCAGCCACAGCCAACTGCCGGCCAATGAAGCATCAAGAAGCACATTCTGCTCGAGCGCATAGACCGCCAGCTCGATTTCGCCCATATTCAGGCGACAGCGACCCAGATATTCCCAGGCCATACGCAGGCGGGGCGTGCCCTTGACCAATTGCGTATAGATGGCGACGGCCTTGTCGAACTGTCCCTGAGCCATAAGCAGATTGGCGGCGGCCACGAGTCGGGCGGGTATGGGCGGATGAATAAAAGAGCTGCGACGGATGCGATAGGCGTCCATGGCCTCGTCCACCAAAACCAACCCGCTTTTGCGCCGGTCATTATCGTTCAGAAATGCCGCATTCTGCGGCGTGCGGGGCATAAAGATGGCACTGGTTCCATCGAAATACGCCATCGCCCATCCGCGACTCAGAAAGTGCTGCGCCATGCGAAGGGAATAAGGATAAATCATATTGAGCACCACCGCACCTGTTCCCGTTTCCTTGGCAAACAGCGGCCACTGTTCACCAGAGAGCGCCCGCACATAGCGATCATAGAATGGATCAGGAAACACGCTGGCCTGCTGTGTAACCAGTGCCGGTTTCTCCGGAGCAAAAAACGACAAATAGCCGCCGTCATATAAATCGTTGGCATATACCGGGGGAAAGTCCGCTCCCTGAATCAGCGATATCACGCCGGAAGAGGGATATCCCCCCCGGGATAAACCCAATCCAAAAGAAGACAACATACCGGTTCGGATATAAAAGGCATTCGTCGTCACAGCCCACATCGAAAGAAGCACCAGCACAGTGAATACACCCGACAGCATTGCAGACGGAGAAAAACCGGACCAGCGGGCTTCTACAAAGCGACGCACCGCCTCGCCCGTCGCCTGTACACTCAGACAGAGGAACGGAAACATCAACAGTGCACACGCCGGCGCAAAGAACGCCATGCGCAGCGCACTGAAGGCCCCGACCACAGCCAGTCCCGTCAAAGCCAGCGGCAACTTATCCCGCTGGAAAAGCAGTCCCAGTGCTGCGATCATCAGAGACAGATAGAGCATGCCTCGACTCCATGCAAACACAGCTCTGCCACCAAAAGGAGCAATCTGATCCGTAAGACAGTAGCTCTGCGGATTCACCACAAGCATCACCACCGGCCGATAGACTCCCGCAAAATAGGGATTCACCAATGTGGCAAGGAGAACCGTAGCCAAACGAATCATCGCCGTCTTCTGGTTCCTGCTGCGGGGGGCGCCCGACACATAACATTGAATCAGATATAGAAAAACAATGACCGGCCCCAGAACAAAGGATGGATGAAGGTTTACCCACAGCACCTGAAAGGCCGCCAGCAAGGCGATTTTCGGCCAGCTGTGTTCTTCACCGTCTGTCCCTGCAAGCAACCGGATAAACAGCGCAGGCAGCCACAATACATACAAGAGCGGCATCAACCCGTAAAACGTCGACGTCATCCACGCGCACACCATCAGTGCCAGCGAAATACTCATCGCGCCGGCCCATTTTTTGACCACAGGCAGCAGAAGGATATAGGCTCCCAGCACACTGACAAGCTTCACGAGGGAAAGCAATAGGGTGCCCCCCATCTTCCAGCAGATGAATAACAGTCCGTCAAGTAGCCATGTTCCATTCACCCAGGACGCGTCAGGTAACGCAGCGCCGGCCAGAGGATAGGAACCATATAATCCGCCATCGAACAACGAGCG
Coding sequences within:
- a CDS encoding CvpA family protein, yielding MEQLQAYNYIDIVAAIALMIGMVQGLRRGLSGELARFIAICVAVGCGWYFYHPLGTKLLHQSNMDEQEAYAAAFFLCLIGGFLLMLVIRLLLGHIMEVSFKGPFDRIMGVLAGMLRMGLYCTAIIFFIGLLPNDYLHGVVSESLSGQLVSRYAPEWYLKVRTYVPILPELPEDIVPATGEDAVPDEDAVYESAHRVEELKGEVEDDTARDDRTDQD
- a CDS encoding aspartate-semialdehyde dehydrogenase is translated as MKKFNVCVVGAGAVGREMVKLLTKRNFPAENITILARSEREQEIDGVTYQVKETTADAFEGMDFAFFAGTEGEKGASQVYGWEAVKRGCIVIDNGDDFRMDDRVKLVIPEVNGDELKHHNGFIANPNCSTIIALMALAPIHKAAGIRRMVACTYQAVSGSGAAAIDELAGQVRAWAEDKPMENSVYPHPIAFNVIAQIGGEKEAGYTSEEMKLKQETHKILGDSSIRVCTTCVRVPVFNGHAEALHIELNNPLSPDEARTLLAGAPGVKVVDDLAKSQFPMPISASGTYDVEVGRIRNDDSVDNGLALFVSGDNLWKGAAQNAVQIAEKIIELR
- a CDS encoding iron-sulfur cluster assembly scaffold protein, with protein sequence MNEPDAYNTYFGRMNDPTGFASIRGLCGDEMEFYLYINKDVIEDVRFYTDGCSNTRSSAHAVARRAIGKPVNEALFINAGEIIQSGECEPAEGRHCAILAVSTFYRAVAEYLLKP
- a CDS encoding tetratricopeptide repeat protein → MNGTKSQRAGWTWMLPGFFVLLLLGIRTVSGSQIWLHLAAGRSLFDGGLYGSYPLAGAALPDASWVNGTWLLDGLLFICWKMGGTLLLSLVKLVSVLGAYILLLPVVKKWAGAMSISLALMVCAWMTSTFYGLMPLLYVLWLPALFIRLLAGTDGEEHSWPKIALLAAFQVLWVNLHPSFVLGPVIVFLYLIQCYVSGAPRSRNQKTAMIRLATVLLATLVNPYFAGVYRPVVMLVVNPQSYCLTDQIAPFGGRAVFAWSRGMLYLSLMIAALGLLFQRDKLPLALTGLAVVGAFSALRMAFFAPACALLMFPFLCLSVQATGEAVRRFVEARWSGFSPSAMLSGVFTVLVLLSMWAVTTNAFYIRTGMLSSFGLGLSRGGYPSSGVISLIQGADFPPVYANDLYDGGYLSFFAPEKPALVTQQASVFPDPFYDRYVRALSGEQWPLFAKETGTGAVVLNMIYPYSLRMAQHFLSRGWAMAYFDGTSAIFMPRTPQNAAFLNDNDRRKSGLVLVDEAMDAYRIRRSSFIHPPIPARLVAAANLLMAQGQFDKAVAIYTQLVKGTPRLRMAWEYLGRCRLNMGEIELAVYALEQNVLLDASLAGSWLWLGRAYELAGRKSDADAAYDEARKRDTKKADEFIAAMQSHEKETNQ